Part of the Toxotes jaculatrix isolate fToxJac2 chromosome 1, fToxJac2.pri, whole genome shotgun sequence genome, AAGAAAGCAGCCGCTGCTGATCCAATCCAGACAGATGAGGGAATGGATTCACCGTGAGTGACGTCAGCAAGGAGCATTCAACAGCTAATGCAGCAAAGCTGAAGTTAGAGCTTGTTGGAGGTGGTACACAGCGTAAAAGGAAACACTGCCCCGGGAATAAGTCTTTGTTTTGGTGTAACAGCTGACTGATGCACTGACGTACTATAGTATTCATAAATTTCCTTAAGGAAGAGTGTGAAGAGTGACTTACTCAGTGGAAGACAATCTTTGCAGTGACTTATAAGGTGGAAAATACCTGGACAGGTGAGTGTAAAGTAGAAAAAATGACACTAATCTCATGGAGCCCTGTGACCTCTTTGACTTTACATGATTTGTATTGACTTTAATGGAACTGCCTCCATCATCTGCCAAACTAATTCACCTTCATTGTCAGTTTTCATCCTCCAAAACACTTTGCTCCACCTTGTCAGTTGctaagaagacaaagaagaaggaGGCCTGGTGAGTTCATATGTTCAACATTTCCTCAGTAATAAATTTTAAGAATGCCAGACTGTGCAACAGGTCCAGAATCTGTAGTCTGAGAGTCACAGATCTGGATTAAAGACAGGGCAGAAAACAAAGCTCCACCACATCACACACTTGTTCAGTGTCCGTATCTGTTTGAatccacaaaataaacaaaccgAAAGGCCCCACTTTGACTGGATGGATGCAGTTCAGCATGTGCATTTGAAGCAGGCCTGTGTGTGAGGATGGTTCTTGCCTGGCAGAGGGAGAAACGTCTGCCACCTAGTGAAAATTTGACTGAACTGCATGTTAgaaaccagagaaactgaaggagaGTTTTTTCCCTACAATGTCAGTTATTTCAGTTTCCGTGTACCTGACATCATGaccataatttatttttaaaatatgtttttctcaCTAGGCCAGGCACTGGTatcatttacataaaacataatgcctaaaataaacatatgaaacaaatttacattttcttgaAATAAAAAGTTGGGTTTACTTTCAGTGCTGTGTGTATCCATGAGGTCCAACAAATGTGTTCTCTTTCTAAATGTCtctttttaaatgtgtaaaactatttttttttaatacttcaAAATGTgtattgtttacatccatggtTGCAAGCTTGTATTGTGCTTCTTCCTTGATTTTGCTGGTGCATTTTTACCTGTAACTGTCAGTCACCAGAAACTGGCCTGAAACCAGTGACAGGATATGAACTGCACAAATCCCATGAGCACAGACCCATTACTAAAGACACTGCTCTGAATCGCAAAAtactttgatcttgaagatctgACTTTGACAGAGAGGATCGAGTGTTTGCTTCCGCTCGTCCTTTAATGTTGGTTTCTTTTTAACTATGACCACAATTGTTCCCACAAATtatacacatcaaagtctgtgtCCAGGTGTTTGGGAGTACTAccgcaaaaaaagaaaatggcttcatgaatcatttttgtattttggaaGGTAAGTATGATTTGTCTTGATGAAAGAGAAATCATTTAGTCTCAGCTGATTGAAATTGTGTATTTTGTTCAAGACATAGTCcacataaactcacacacactccctgccAGCACCATGCTGTTCATACAGGCTGGGTTTTCTAAGGCTCTGCCCTCCAGGAAAGGTTTCCATCACTCGCTCATAACGAGCACATGACACATCTGTGAAACATTCATCACTGAACAGCTGCCAGCTTCATTAAACACAGTGAGGGATTAGCTgttaaagaacagaaaaatccaGTCACAACTAACACAGATACCCTTCATCCAGCTTTTAACGCATTCCACATCTCCTCAAACGTGTTTTAATTTCACGTTTTTATCCATTCCCAAATTTAGAATCTAAGAtcttctctttcatctcagATGTTGTTTCACTCCCAAGATAGCAGGACAGTAATCCCAGCAGCTTCTCAGCACGCTTCTGTTATACTGGACACaccttatgtgtgtgtgtgcgtgtgcgtgtgcgtgtgtttgttttggcctGCCTGCCAACACTGATACTCACTCATCCAGCTGACTGCAATGAtttacagtgagtgtgtttctctgcacagCAACACTCTGATCACAGCCGGCATCAGTTTCATCTCCCGTGCTTCCATTACAACATGGACATGGTTCAAAGTGAGTTTTGAACGGGTTTTTGGAGAGGTCTTACTTTTACGTTTGAGTTTGGTGTGTGTCATAGACTCTAGTTTAGTGTGTCCGTTAAcaaaagatgagatgagatgagatgagatgagatgagataagaactttattgatcccacagcagggaaatttacttgttaCGCAAAAACATGTTACTGTAGATAGTAACGGCAACTCAAAGCTATTATTATCATGACAAAATTCAACAGAGAGCTCAGATatgaaatgtaaagaaaaattaTAACTTTATTATATCAccagtgttttggtttgtttttcttatttgcttgtgtttccCAGTTTTCCTTTACATTTCTGAGCTTGGTCTTTATGATAAAGAAATTTAAGTTGTCTACAGTATTCCAAGTTACTTCTATTTATTGTGTGAGAAAGGAGTAATGAGTACAAAGCTGAGCACAACTTTTACTGAGCTGATATATAATCTATGAGAGGCTTTGTAATTAGAAGATTTGCCTAAGTTTCCGGCACGAGTAAAAAttttagaagaaaaaagcaCACATCATATCATTTTCATGTCGTCGTCATCAAAATTTTGGTGGcatatgaacaaacacagaaggtAGATAGTAGATGCAGGACGTTCTTGGAGTGATGATTGTAGTGGTGTCAGTCTTACTTGTAACACAGGAAGTTCCTCTTCTCTGAACAGCATCTGGTCTCTATACTCTTTGTGTTATTCTTGGTTAAGACTCCACAGTGCTGCCCGTTGATGGGGCAAACGGGCAGGTCAGAGTACAACATATCAGCCCCGTTAATCCACAGCCAGTCACCGCCCAGGAAATGAAGGCCTGTCCACACCTAGTGAGAGGAAACGACTAATGAACCTCCATGGATGTATTAACAgagctgcaacaaaaaaaaaaccctgcagtcTACAAAGCATTTTCCCCACAGACCACCATTATAAAAGAGACATCTATAAAACAAGCTCATTTATTACTCtttgtattattataattttcaGCCCATTAAGGTTTAAAGTCTGTACATTCCAAGAGTCTAGGAAAACTATTTTTATGTGCATGAGGTAATCTTAATGTGAAGTTTATGGGCCGGGCTGGTGGGTGCAAGGACAGAGAGACGCTGATGAGCATGTGCAGGTGGGCACACAACACAGAGGCAAACCAGAGTGTGACGCCTCCCTCCTCAGATCTCCTGTTTGCTTTCCTTTATATTCTGGAGAAAGCTTCTCTGTTGTTGTCTGAGTTATCTCACCGTAACAAACAGCACTTACAAAAACAGATCTCATGCCAGCATTTCTTACATATGTGGCTGAATGTGAACCCACCTCCTCCGTGTTGGCCGCTGTGATCTTGGCCATCATGTACTTATGGTCTGGTTCATGGTTTGGTTCACGGTCTGGTTCAGGCTGCACACTGACCAGCTCCAAGCCAAGGGCTCTGCAATGGTCCAGCGCTTCGTACCACGTCTTGCTGTCGTTTATCAAGACCAGGTTGTCCCTGTAGCATATGAAGGGAAAGCGGTCGGAGCAGGGTCGGGCAGCCATCTCTTTAGTTCCTGAGAGGACGGTGACACAGTCTTCGTTGTTACTTGGCTCTTTTGATTTCCAATTTCTGTACTCTGAAAACCCTGAGCTCCAGCTCCATGTTTTCCCTGCAGAACAGATGTTGAAAGTTCAGCATCACGACAGAGGTAAAATTCATCCTACCATGAACTGCACTGAgagcaagaaaagaagaaaaaacaagaaaaaaatgatcaaataggAGTTTGCTCGCTTCTATGTGTTTCAGGAGGTGAAGGGAGCTGGTTATAGAGTCCTCAGCTCCTTatcacactgcagacaaactgcAGAGCGTGTGCTCAGTTTTTCTCAAGAATCTGTGTCCTCAAGGATTTTTAAAGGTTTTCATCATTGACTCACACTTATATTCTCAACTCTACCTATAACAGCAAATatacaaaattttaaataatattaCAAAATACGAAACACCTTCGGTGTGCACAGGTAGAGTGCTCAGCGGTAAGAGTAAATACATGTGAATTGAAGTGAATCTGGTTAACATCAAACAAAACTGTTTCatgttacagtttttaaaatggtGTTAGAAACATCTCACATTACTTGTTCAGGGTGTTATGGATGGAAGCACAGTCCTCACCGGAATCTGAGCTGCTCCTTTTTAAGCCAATCCATGTGTTAGGGTGATATAAATTCAATTCTGAAACATCTGAATCTGTAGTCATGGTGGCCAAATCATTGTAGTCTGGTGAGCTGcttggacaaaaaagaaaatcaagattTTTATCTGCACAGCGAAACCTCGAGTCAGAAACAGCTTGaggttttgttcatttgttacattttcctttttccatattttacatttacctGAATGCTGTGCGATTAAAAGCTATTTGAAAATCATTCActttcaaacagcagagaaaacaacttGTGAACAAACCATCGGGGTCAATGAGAGTCTGCGGTTAGAATAAAGATCATGGAGATAAGCAGTGGGTTACACTACTTCTCCAGTTGGATGCCATTAAACCACTGTAGGAGAAGAAGGTGCAACAAGACAACGTATTCTTTAAGTCAAACCTCAAATGGTggaaacaaatatgaaaaaaaagacaagatggAAATAATGCATTTCCATTTGTTCCATGTATTAATGTGAGAAATGTTATAGTCTCCTCATCACAGAGTCTGATGTTttcacctgctgctttttttAGTCTCTTTATTGAAGCAGAAACTTCAGTGAGTGTTTAAGTCACATGTTTCATGTACATCATGATTTTTTCCTCAGGtctgtttccattgcactttgTCGCATTTTGCTTTTATCGATACACGAACATTTCCACATCAGCTGATCGTTATTTGTGAggtttgttctgtgtttccaCGCAGGTTTTTTAATGCACAAAAAAAGGTGGATAAAAGTGCACctttagtttagcatgttagcacgTTAGCATATCACCCTGCAATAAtaagcaaacagacaaaacacagttttcagGTATTTGGTCTGAAAACAAAGTGTTGAACTTTtggtcttttcctttttttcagaaacaattTTGATGTCTTGTTCTGATGAGCTATTGACACTAATGTGAATAAAAAGAAACCCCTACCCATTCCTGCAGAAGCTTTGAGCGTCCTGCCAGGTTTTATGTTCTTGAACGACTGTGTAAAATTTTAACAACACAGATTGCAGTCCAGACACAtcactgcagaggaggaggaccaggAAGGCTCCTGAGAGGctgctcttcatcatcatcatcatcatcaccacaatCCTGTTGTACAGAGAGCATCATATTGAACCACTCTGTGCGATTGTGTGCAGTGAGGATAAACAGTCTGACAACTTTTAAAACTGCTCAGCAGATAAATACAGTCATGGACATCTTAGTGTCTTGTGCAAAGCATATTTGTGAATAATGTGATACCAgatatgacaaaaacaaacaaacaaacaaaaacccactAATGGAGGGAACCCCAGTGTTAGTGTGTTCAGTTGATGTCGTTACCTGACCCAATGCGTTGGTTTGCTGTCTCTTGTGCAGGAATGTCTTCTGTGAGAAACACTCAATGCTGCTCGATGAGTCTCCAACATCAGACTGTGCGTCTCACTACTTTGTGTTTCTAGTATCAACAATCATTTGATTAGCAGACACAGCTGAGCTCCCTGTCACAGCACCTCTGGGAAACCATTTGACTATTggaaaatgaaagggaaaattttagctacagaaatgaaaaaaagtcatgttaCGCTCTAGAGACACCAGGAGGCAGGCAAATAAAACTCCTCTGAATCACTGTTTTAAATCAGTGCTCATCATATATGGAACTGTTTGTGATTGCAGTCCTTTCTTAGAAAGGCAAGTTTAGTAGATAGAGAATAGGTTTCAACTCAAGGAGGACAAACTGAAATCTTGGCCGTAGGTATTGAAGCTCAGCGAGAGAAACTCAGTGTGAAACTGTAAGTACTGGCACTGAACCCCTGTAAACGGGAGGAAAAACCTCTGAGTCATCAGATCTCAGCTTTGAGTCTCGTGTTAGAAATGTAATTAAGAACGtttttatcatctgaagaacatttcCAGAGTGCGACCATTTCTCTCATTCTGTAATGTTagcatttcattttgaagaaaaGGGGTGATATTGgacatttttactgtatttcacCAGATTGAACCGTTTTCCCTTTGTAGGCTGATACATGAAATTCTTATATTTCTGCCATTGTTTTCTATGGAGCCATGTGACCACCAGGGGAAACCAAGAGTgattagtttgtgtgtgtgtgtgtgtgtgtgtgtgtgtgtgtgtgtgtgtgtgtgtgtgttggcccgCCTGCCAACACTGATACTCACTCATCCAGCTGACTGCAATGAtttacagtgagtgtgtttctctgcacagCAACACTCTGATCACAGCCGGCATCAGTTTCATCTCCAGTGCTTCCATTACAACATGGACATGGTTCAAAGTGAGTTTTGAACGGGTTTTTGGAGAGGTCTTACTTTTACGTTTGAGTTTGGTGTGTCAGAGATTCGAGTTTAGTGTGTCCGTTAACAAAAGATGAGATGAGACGAGATGAGATaagaactttattgatcc contains:
- the LOC121183118 gene encoding C-type mannose receptor 2-like, which gives rise to MLETHRAALSVSHRRHSCTRDSKPTHWVRIVVMMMMMMKSSLSGAFLVLLLCSDVSGLQSVLLKFYTVVQEHKTWQDAQSFCRNGSPDYNDLATMTTDSDVSELNLYHPNTWIGLKRSSSDSGKTWSWSSGFSEYRNWKSKEPSNNEDCVTVLSGTKEMAARPCSDRFPFICYRDNLVLINDSKTWYEALDHCRALGLELVSVQPEPDREPNHEPDHKYMMAKITAANTEEVWTGLHFLGGDWLWINGADMLYSDLPVCPINGQHCGVLTKNNTKSIETRCCSEKRNFLCYK